A window from Methylococcus mesophilus encodes these proteins:
- a CDS encoding putative Ig domain-containing protein, with translation MATRDGLGLLADTLSTGGYHACGLKSDGTVICWGDDSEGQASPPSGTFTQVSAGRFFSCGLKTDGTLACWGNNRYGQAEPPSDTFIQVSAGYVSACGVKTDGTAACWGNNTRGQINVPSGTYRQVAVTGYFACGLKFDGTLNCWGDNTYGQATAPTGTFLQVSVGLYHACALKTDGSVACWGDNANGQASAPGDTFTEVQTGYDYSCGLKTNGKAVCWGNDSQGQSSAPNDRVFTLLSSGAYFACGVTLKGTAACWGDDSYGQASPPPDVFNPRQLSAGAAFTCELDATGVPSCWGSNSGGATDAPADNFFQISSGRASSCALPAEDATPVCWGTNSKATQPPAGTLFTQLSTGELHGCGIRATGGAECWTMEWDTTPGGLIQVSAGQQANCGVRSNSTAICWGWTKYANSTPAGTFLQVTAANGNAGEGGDFGCGVRTDGTLACWGDNTYGQATPPAGNFSLVDAGGLHACGLRTDGSVACWGDNSHGESTPPSGTFTQLAAGWGFTCGLRTQGTVACWGDDASGQAPRPSIRPEALPPAGLGVSYSQALVMDGGVNYTPPQPLFSLVGGKLPNGLLLSAAGILSGTPTAEGTSNFTVNATDENGFAASRSYTLTVSSATSSVLSQGKRGRQKVHRPKRHGLVQGIR, from the coding sequence ATGGCGACGCGAGATGGCCTCGGCCTTCTTGCAGACACCCTCAGCACCGGCGGCTATCACGCCTGCGGGCTGAAGAGCGACGGCACCGTGATCTGTTGGGGCGATGACAGCGAGGGCCAAGCGAGCCCCCCGAGCGGCACATTTACCCAGGTCAGCGCCGGCCGCTTTTTCTCCTGCGGACTGAAGACCGACGGTACCCTGGCCTGCTGGGGCAACAACCGATATGGCCAAGCCGAGCCTCCCTCAGATACCTTCATCCAAGTCAGTGCAGGATACGTATCCGCCTGCGGAGTGAAAACCGACGGCACCGCCGCCTGCTGGGGAAATAACACGCGTGGCCAGATCAACGTCCCCTCGGGCACCTATCGCCAAGTCGCCGTCACTGGCTACTTCGCATGCGGCCTGAAATTTGACGGAACACTGAACTGCTGGGGAGACAACACTTATGGCCAAGCGACAGCGCCCACCGGCACGTTCCTCCAGGTCAGCGTGGGGCTCTACCACGCCTGCGCACTGAAAACCGACGGCTCAGTAGCTTGCTGGGGAGATAACGCAAATGGGCAGGCGAGCGCCCCAGGGGATACCTTCACCGAAGTCCAAACCGGCTACGACTACTCCTGCGGATTGAAAACCAATGGCAAAGCCGTTTGCTGGGGCAACGACAGCCAAGGCCAATCCAGCGCACCGAACGACAGAGTCTTTACCTTGCTCAGCTCAGGGGCCTATTTCGCCTGCGGCGTCACTCTCAAAGGGACGGCAGCATGTTGGGGAGACGACAGCTACGGCCAAGCGAGTCCGCCGCCGGACGTGTTCAATCCCCGCCAATTGAGTGCGGGGGCAGCCTTCACCTGTGAACTCGATGCCACCGGCGTCCCGAGTTGCTGGGGCTCGAATTCCGGTGGAGCGACTGACGCGCCGGCAGACAATTTTTTTCAGATCAGCTCGGGACGCGCGAGCTCGTGCGCGCTGCCAGCCGAGGACGCCACACCGGTGTGTTGGGGGACCAATTCCAAGGCTACGCAACCGCCAGCCGGGACACTGTTCACCCAGCTAAGCACCGGCGAACTGCATGGCTGCGGAATCCGGGCGACCGGCGGAGCGGAATGCTGGACCATGGAATGGGACACCACGCCAGGTGGCCTCATCCAAGTCAGCGCCGGCCAGCAAGCCAACTGCGGCGTCCGAAGCAACAGCACGGCGATCTGCTGGGGCTGGACGAAATATGCGAATTCAACCCCGGCAGGTACATTCTTGCAGGTGACCGCAGCCAACGGAAACGCTGGCGAGGGTGGTGATTTCGGCTGCGGCGTAAGAACCGATGGGACCCTCGCCTGCTGGGGCGACAATACTTATGGCCAAGCCACACCGCCCGCCGGTAATTTCAGCTTGGTCGACGCCGGCGGCCTCCACGCCTGCGGGCTCCGAACCGATGGCTCAGTCGCCTGCTGGGGCGACAACAGCCACGGGGAGTCCACGCCGCCCAGCGGGACGTTCACCCAATTGGCCGCCGGATGGGGTTTCACCTGTGGCCTTCGGACCCAGGGAACGGTTGCCTGCTGGGGGGATGACGCTTCTGGCCAAGCGCCCCGCCCGAGTATTCGGCCTGAGGCTCTGCCTCCGGCTGGGCTCGGCGTCAGCTACAGTCAGGCCCTCGTCATGGATGGAGGCGTCAACTACACACCGCCACAACCTCTATTTAGTTTGGTTGGCGGCAAATTACCGAACGGCCTCCTTCTGAGTGCTGCCGGAATCCTAAGCGGCACGCCGACAGCCGAGGGCACCTCCAATTTCACGGTCAACGCCAC